ATACTCTTTTCATGGACATTTTCAGCCAGCGGATAAATTCTGTTTTCTCCCCCCGGACGCCGACAGATCTGGGCCGATATTTCCTTTTCATAGGGGACAAAACGCTCAGCCATCAAAAGCCGCTCCCCTCCGTCAAGCTCCGAAAAAGCTTCATCTATTTCCTCGCTGCTGTCGACTCTAAAATTGCCCTGACCGTCATATCCTCCGCGGCAGCTTTTCAGCATGAAGGGAAAACCAAATCTCTCAGCCGCAGTCCTAAGATCATCACCATCTTTAACCTCGGTATATTCCGGGACGGGTATTCCCTCTTCACTCAATCTGTTTTTTTGTTCCAGTTTATTCTTTATCACCTGCAGATTCCAGGGATGGGGATATATTCTCGCCCCCTGTCTGGCCAGTTCGGAAAGTGTATCTGCATCTATATGTTCAAATTCGTAAGTCAGCAGGTCAGATCTCTCAGACAGAGCTTTGATAGCTTTTTCATCGTGAAAATCAGCAACAATATGATCATCAGCCAGTCCCGCAGCCGGACAGCCAGGAGCAGGATCGAGCACAACAAAATACAGATCCAGCCTGCTGCATTCCTGTATCATCATCCGACCCAG
The sequence above is drawn from the Halarsenatibacter silvermanii genome and encodes:
- a CDS encoding 5-(carboxyamino)imidazole ribonucleotide synthase gives rise to the protein MGEKIIGIIGGGQLGRMMIQECSRLDLYFVVLDPAPGCPAAGLADDHIVADFHDEKAIKALSERSDLLTYEFEHIDADTLSELARQGARIYPHPWNLQVIKNKLEQKNRLSEEGIPVPEYTEVKDGDDLRTAAERFGFPFMLKSCRGGYDGQGNFRVDSSEEIDEAFSELDGGERLLMAERFVPYEKEISAQICRRPGGENRIYPLAENVHEKSILIKTRAPAEISAPARKKVHKLTRDIAEFFETVGIFCIEMFVIEGENEKPRVLINEIAPRPHNSGHHTIESCHTSQFENHIRAILDVPLGSTELISPAAMNNLLGQNPRGKTEIAGLEEALAVDKARVHIYGKKTAYRRRKMGHLTARGANAAAAMEKAKKASQKIDIYGKEE